From Carassius auratus strain Wakin chromosome 1, ASM336829v1, whole genome shotgun sequence, the proteins below share one genomic window:
- the LOC113109282 gene encoding uncharacterized protein LOC113109282 isoform X4 codes for MEQPNLGNDAVKSSRRRLSSILKAPRTSMKVHGAEQEEQKQEEIVKPVEKKRNSRRVSFATTNNVRVFTNDAKSESPVLASIQNTNIGERPNEKILRFVDEGSHHIKGLETLLNTPLYLTQHNENFFSDPVLQDDCVDRTMLLGEDTGYMDITRSHTITIDKDDEIEEETNSDFSINMAQMVRGDLNVANQKGLPHEAKAEKKNAANDSDFSAFLASLSLPTVNTIKPRNSENELGKIFCSASTSTEIDKENQVPSFLMKQHPGDKGNPQQPRGLQHRRSQVLFVEDDVEATRSHTVVIENKDNDQPFTPSVTENQGSVAFIKSALSDVPDDMELTLSQTAAINVKVTENITSNVQAFLRNQLPDDKGNPQQPHGLQRRRSRVAFVEDDVEATRSQTVVIENKDNEQSFTPSVTENKGSVVFMKSAFSNVPDDMELTLSQTAAINIKVTENITRNVQAALDQKRSHNFSEDENAMEMTGALDVSVQEKKHTMSMKEQAQPSVPTIRGMSSFNVIGNGETTDQNKAGYFQSNLSIAQTANSEDMEMTGTFDVSVREKDHTMSMKEKAKPPIPKVRKISSLNVIGNAETTDQNKAGYFHGNVSIAQAANLDDMEMTGALDISIREKEEALFPKVSKMSTFGNGEIADRNKCSNNFMAPTANSDDMEMTQCQTIVLEDKPSSGNKPFSNSRTSLPFVPLSRTVREDEHTTCLKEEAPRPIHRVSKMPCFDLVGNRVIMDHNKSGHLPIAQTANSDEMEMTQCQTIFLESKQVNGDNPLSNSKKNKPNTSVFGTEGSDGMDMTQAYTGRIMLNALSASKKERGQSILIPATTTSNQQNKSDCMDLTCQPCTFDGISPPSPDEMELTRCTTINIDSTRTWLGSAVDITGTRRLTSSANRTITMVEPMEMTEVHMAPVSVQKHKAFMTRRKSGARMMSLMCDPENTEADNRQTDFSNPDDMDMTQCQTVVLEAENCKRPRPFSNSRKSLNISYTSSTHEVDGMEITQALTGNILLNSFVSDEKSNHDRKLLPPAKRCQMLDESDCMEMTCQASASNLAIPCVDDEMELTGCNTIAFESKSTLAENAIEIKANESALWASTSVSRCTVSSEEQNEVSEAAKCAINHLFPSRHVFDPDGKNLKCNNTETTFYGEANMQVDRNCEMVHLNDVMTTDEDSNMQVTNVLTMPIETEKSVSVNEKEEENIKTFCGSRNKEAGQELWPNKEQSTSSVQLEGSFSNQSVVDSFIKEELQHAKARRRSLADFQMELHNMSQRIQEEQKVMMGSTTAPLASCSLPETSFKRQCETKISNEPTSNVTPNVKQQNKSVQNEKTTPFSLKKNAFSSRMSLGGIVPKLPKRATTVTPNKTVTISSNDLQCLQLEKHFDVDEQNSNCRAVNINEEEFPEMSSEEDLSGSLENWPINKQDELDGSLTVPKKEEPLVDDVFESGTSTSPCFKRPHTEEDPITADQTKKACISDMGLDCHEAVVQWEGNFTRQAAQNPKAKAIEDTGVSESSLRYSQFDSHMDGTLGHVFDFNKVKLEDGSITVNEFLSHFGINFVIHRSRPSALPDSCRAGEARTMEDLLKEKYIYHPKQRVYEQDCKNLTEIVERLKEQMPEQEKSLGCINGALQQEICTLSEEQLKSFGSKLKERRVFFGKRSKALSHEMKGVLYSELIKTTQDAKQNLISKIKETDEIIEDLDGCINDLENELASVEAMIMGDPLDAPQTRPALKAKEEDLHKLNSAVTEKEREIGELEIQLRTLENQQEKLQGESSGLKSHLATLNSLNEWHLDATDERGALFTFLHKTVHLQVNLQTPAGKEWMTEDVERNIDVSFQLHLDVEKSQCHASMVHKLLELHSQSQTQWRQRYPTSRHIPELLHDISLVVSRLRLLGEEIHRLKKWGGLKLCILKITCMDTRVRIIFSSLKAFEKFELSLMVTPDYPFGPLHIQDFKKHMGNTRLSQIEDILSSVKPGKNYLTKVLKKIHDDLLC; via the exons ATGGAGCAGCCGAATCTCGG CAATGATGCAGTAAAATCTTCAAGAAGAAGACTTTCTTCG ATTTTAAAAGCTCCTCGAACATCTATGAAAGTACATGGGGCCGAGCAAGAGGAACAAAAG cagGAGGAAATTGTTAAGCCTGTTGAGAAGAAGAGAAATTCACGAAGAGTGAGTTTTGCCACTACAAATAATGTTCGAGTCTTTACAAA TGATGCAAAGAGTGAATCTCCTGTTCTGGCTTCcatacaaaacacaaatattg GCGAGAGACCAAATGAAAA GATTCTGCGTTTTGTGGATGAGGGAAGTCACCACATCAAAG GCCTAGAAACTTTGTTGAACACTCCTCTTTATTTGACCCAGCATAAT GAGAATTTCTTCTCAGATCCAGTCTTGCAGGATGACTGTGTGGATAGAACAATGCTGCTTGGAGAGGATACTGGATACATGGATATTACTCGCAGTCACACAATAACAATTGATAAGGATGATGAAATTGAAGAAGAGACAAACTCAGATTTCAGCATCAACATGGCTCAGATGGTCCGTGGCGATCTGAATGTTGCAAATCAGAAGGGTTTGCCACATGAAGCAAAAGCAGAGAAGAAAAATGCTGCAAATGACTCCGACTTCAGTGCTTTTCTTGCCAGTTTGAGCTTACCCACTGTAAACACCATTAAGCCCCGAAATTCAGAAAATGAGCTTGGTAAAATCTTCTGTTCAGCCAGTACAAGCACAGAAATTGATAAGGAGAATCAAGTGCCATCTTTTTTAATGAAGCAACATCCAGGTGACAAGGGTAACCCACAACAACCGCGGGGACTTCAGCATAGACGTTCCCAGGTTTTGTTTGTTGAAGACGATGTAGAGGCAACCAGAAGTCACACTGTTGTAATTGAAAACAAAGATAATGATCAGCCTTTTACACCCTCTGTTACTGAAAACCAAGGAAGTGTTGCATTCATAAAATCTGCCCTTTCAGACGTCCCGGATGACATGGAGCTTACTTTGAGCCAGACTGCTGCAATCAACGTTAAAGTTACAGAAAATATTACTAGCAATGTCCAGGCTTTTTTAAGGAATCAACTTCCAGATGACAAGGGTAACCCACAACAACCACATGGACTTCAGCGTAGACGTTCCCGTGTTGCATTTGTTGAAGACGATGTAGAGGCAACCAGGAGTCAAACTGTTGTAATTGAAAACAAAGATAATGAACAGTCTTTTACACCCTCTGTTACTGAAAATAAAGGAAGTGTTGTATTCATGAAATCTGCCTTTTCAAACGTCCCGGATGACATGGAGCTTACTTTGAGCCAGACTGCTGCAATCAACATTAAAGTTACAGAAAATATCACTCGCAATGTCCAGGCTGCTCTGGATCAGAAAAGATCCCATAATTTCTCTGAGGATGAGAATGCAATGGAGATGACGGGGGCACTTGATGTATCTgttcaagaaaaaaaacacacaatgagtATGAAGGAGCAAGCTCAGCCTTCAGTTCCTACAATAAGAGGGATGTCCTCCTTTAATGTGATTGGAAATGGAGAGACAACAGATCAAAATAAAGCTGGTTATTTTCAGAGCAATCTCTCTATAGCTCAGACTGCTAATTCTGAGGATATGGAAATGACGGGAACATTTGATGTATCTGTTAGAGAAAAAGACCACACAATGAGTATGAAGGAGAAAGCTAAACCTCCAATTCCCAAAGTAAGAAAGATATCCTCCTTAAATGTGATTGGAAATGCAGAGACAACAGATCAAAACAAAGCTGGTTATTTTCATGGCAATGTCTCCATAGCCCAAGCTGCTAATTTGGATGACATGGAGATGACTGGGGCTTTAGATATATCTATTCGAGAAAAAGAAGAAGCTCTATTTCCCAAAGTAAGCAAGATGTCCACTTTTGGTAATGGAGAAATAGCGGATCGAAACAAATGTAGCAACAACTTTATGGCTCCAACTGCTAATTCTGACGATATGGAGATGACACAGTGTCAGACTATTGTTCTCGAAGACAAACCATCAAGTGGAAACAAGCCATTCAGCAACTCAAGGACGAGCCTGCCTTTTGTACCTTTATCCAGAACTGTCAGAGAAGATGAGCATACAACGTGCTTGAAGGAGGAAGCTCCGCGTCCAATTCACAGAGTAAGCAAGATGCCCTGCTTTGATTTAGTTGGGAATAGAGTGATAATGGATCACAACAAATCAGGCCACCTCCCGATAGCCCAAACTGCAAATTCTGATGAGATGGAGATGACACAGTGTCAAACAATTTTTCTCGAGAGCAAGCAGGTCAATGGAGACAACCCTTTAAGCAACTCAAAGAAGAACAAGCCCAATACGTCGGTATTTGGAACTGAAGGCAGTGATGGGATGGACATGACTCAAGCATACACAGGGCGTATAATGCTAAATGCTCTTTCAGCCTCCAAGAAGGAACGAGGTCAAAGCATTCTGATACCTGCTACAACTACATCAAATCAACAAAATAAGAGTGACTGTATGGACTTGACATGTCAACCATGTACTTTTGATGGGATTTCTCCACCAAGTCCTGATGAAATGGAATTGACTAGATGCACCACTATTAACATAGACTCAACCCGTACCTGGTTAGGGAGTGCTGTGGATATCACCGGTACAAGAAGACTGACATCCTCTGCTAATCGAACAATTACTATGGTTGAACCTATGGAGATGACCGAGGTACACATGGCACCAGTCAGTGTGCAAAAGCATAAAGCTTTTATGACTCGAAGAAAGTCAGGAGCGAGAATGATGTCCTTGATGTGTGATCCTGAAAACACTGAAGCCGATAACCGTCAGACTGATTTCTCCAACCCTGATGATATGGACATGACACAATGTCAGACAGTTGTGCTTGAGGCTGAAAACTGCAAGAGGCCCAGACCATTCAGTAATTCAAGGAAGAGTTTGAACATTTCATATACATCCTCCACTCATGAAGTTGATGGTATGGAGATAACCCAGGCACTCACTGGCAATATCCTGTTAAACAGCTTTGTATCTGATGAGAAAAGTAATCATGATAGAAAGCTGTTGCCTCCAGCAAAACGTTGTCAAATGCTAGATGAGTCTGACTGCATGGAAATGACTTGTCAAGCCAGTGCATCGAATCTTGCTATTCCCTGTGTTGATGATGAAATGGAACTAACAGGATGCAACACGATTGCATTTGAATCAAAAAGCACATTGGCAGAAAATGCTATAGAGATCAAAGCAAATGAAAGTGCACTTTGGGCATCAACATCTGTTTCTAGATGCACAGTGTCAAGTGAAGAACAAAATGAGGTGAGTGAAGCTGCCAAGTGTGCTATTAACCATCTCTTTCCCTCAAGACATGTTTTTGATCCTGATGGCAAAAACCTTAAATGCAACAACACAGAGACAACTTTCTATGGCGAAGCTAACATGCAAGTGGACAGAAATTGCGAAATGGTGCATCTAAATGATGTGATGACGACTGATGAAGACAGTAACATGCAGGTTACAAATGTCCTTACAATGCCCATTGAAACTGAAAAAAGTGTTTCAGTTaatgagaaagaagaagaaaatattaaGACTTTCTGTGGCTCTAGAAATAAAGAGGCGGGTCAAGAACTTTGGCCTAACAAGGAACAAAGTACAAGCTCAGTCCAACTTGAAGGTTCCTTCTCAAATCAGTCTGTAGTTGATTCCTTTATTAAAGAAGAGCTGCAACATGCTAAAGCAAGACGGAGAAGTCTAGCAGACTTTCAAATGGAGCTTCACAACATGTCCCAACGTATCCAGGAAGAGCAAAAAGTGATGATGGGAAGCACAACCGCGCCTCTGGCTTCTTGTTCCCTCCCAGAAACTTCCTTTAAAAGGCAGTGTGAAACGAAGATTTCCAATGAGCCAACTTCAAATGTCACGCCTAACGTCAAGCAGCAAAATAAGTCTGTTCAAAATGAGAAGACCACACCTTTTAGTCTTAAAAAGAATGCATTCTCATCAAGGATGTCATTGGGTGGTATTGTACCAAAACTACCGAAACGAGCTACAACTGTAACGCCTAACAAAACTGTGACCATAAGTTCTAATGATTTGCAATGTCTCCAGCTAGAGAAACATTTCGACGTTGATGAACAAAATAGCAACTGCAGAGCAGTCAATATTAATGAGGAAGAGTTCCCTGAAATGAGCAGCGAAGAAGACTTGTCAGGGAGTCTTGAAAATTGGCCAATTAACAAGCAAGATGAACTGGATGGTTCTTTGACTGTCCCTAAAAAGGAAGAGCCTCTTGTGGATGATGTCTTCGAGTCAGGCACAAGCACGAGTCCATGTTTTAAAAGGCCACATACAGAGGAAGACCCTATTACTGCAGACCAAACCAAGAAAGCTTGCATTTCTGACATG GGCCTTGACTGTCATGAAGCTGTTGTACAGTGGGAAGGTAATTTTACAAGGCAGGCTGCACAGAATCCCAAGGCAAAGGCAATTGAAGATACAGGAGTGTCTGAATCCT CTCTCAGATACTCACAGTTTGACTCTCATATGGATGGGACGCTGGGTCATGTATTTGATTTCAACAAGGTA AAACTTGAGGATGGAAGCATCACAGTCAATGAGTTCCTAAGCCACTTTGGTATCAACTTTGTCATCCACAGATCTAGACCAAGTGCTCTTCCTGACAGT TGTAGAGCTGGAGAGGCACGCACCATGGAGGATTTGCTCAAAGAGAAATACATATACCACCCCAAGCAGAGAGTATATGAGCAAGACTGTAAGAATCTCACAGAGATAGTAGAGAG ACTTAAAGAACAGATGCCTGAACAAGAGAAATCACTGGGATGCATCAATGGAGCCCTACAGCAAGAGATTTGTACTCTCTCTGAAGAGCAA ttAAAAAGCTTTGGCTCCAAGTTGAAAGAGCGAAGAGTTTTCTTTGGAAAGAGAAGCAAAGCACTTTCTCATGAAATGAAAGGAGTCTTGTACTCGGAGCTCATAAAAACAACACAG GATGCAAAACAGAACCTGATATCTAAAATCAAAGAGACAGATGAAATTATTGAAGACTTGGATGGATGCATTAATGATTTAGAAAATG AACTTGCGTCTGTAGAGGCCATGATTATGGGAGATCCTCTTGATGCTCCTCAAACCAGACCAGCCTTAAAAGCCAAGGAAGAGG ATTTACATAAGCTTAATTCAGCTGTCACTGAGAAGGAGAG GGAAATTGGTGAGCTCGAGATCCAGCTGAGGACTTTGGAGAACCAACAGGAGAAGTTGCAAGGGGAATCCAGTGGCCTTAAGAGTCATCTTGCAACCTTGAACAG TTTGAACGAGTGGCATCTTGATGCGACGGATGAAAGGGGGGCTTTGTTTACCTTCCTTCATAAAACTGTGCATCTGCAGGTGAATCTGCAAACACCTGCTG GAAAGGAATGGATGACTGAGGATGTGGAGCGAAATATAGATGTAAGCTTCCAGTTGCACCTGGACG tggaAAAATCTCAGTGTCATGCAAGCATGGTTCACAAGTTACTTGAACTACACTCTCAGTCTCAAACTCAATGGAGACAGAGGTACCCAACAAGCCGACATATACCAGAG CTGCTTCATGACATCAGTTTGGTGGTGAGTCGTCTCAGGCTCTTGGGGGAGGAGATTCACCGGCTGAAGAAGTGGGGAGGATTGAAGCTCTGCATCCTGAAGATCACCTGTATGGACACACG AGTCCGTATCATCTTCTCTAGTCTGAAAGCATTTGAGAAGTTTGAGTTAAGTCTGATGGTCACTCCAGACTATCCCTTTGGGCCACTTCACATACAAGACTTCAAAAAACACATGGGAAATACAAG GTTGAGTCAAATTGAAGACATCCTATCATCAGTCAAACCAGGGAAGAATTATCTGACAAAAGTTCTCAAGAAGATCCACGATGACCTTCTGTGCTAG